From a single Candidatus Parvarchaeota archaeon genomic region:
- a CDS encoding type II toxin-antitoxin system VapC family toxin, producing MFIDANIFISAWLGRNEAARKCKEFFKKIESGEQRAITSVLVFDEVLYTLEIRTGDREKSLAAVRKMSILPNLKICEVSPRQLSNSFEIYSKHGLKPRDALHIATMLENGVSTMLSFDKDFDGVKGIERIEP from the coding sequence ATGTTTATAGATGCTAACATTTTCATCTCAGCGTGGCTTGGGCGAAATGAGGCGGCTAGGAAATGCAAAGAATTTTTTAAAAAAATCGAAAGTGGGGAGCAGCGTGCAATAACATCTGTGTTAGTGTTCGATGAAGTCTTGTATACACTGGAAATAAGAACTGGTGACAGGGAAAAATCTCTTGCAGCAGTAAGAAAAATGTCCATACTCCCAAACTTGAAGATTTGCGAAGTGTCGCCAAGGCAACTGAGCAATTCCTTTGAGATTTACTCGAAGCATGGACTCAAGCCGCGCGATGCCCTGCACATCGCAACCATGCTAGAGAATGGCGTTTCCACCATGCTTTCTTTTGACAAGGATTTTGACGGGGTTAAGGGGATAGAAAGGATTGAACCTTAA
- a CDS encoding AbrB/MazE/SpoVT family DNA-binding domain-containing protein — MTCISERGQIVIPKYFREMLGWQVDTPLRFSLDKNKLVVEKRESIADDMERFAKECNVGLKGKLDFDDEYDAAILKKYKKMGLL; from the coding sequence ATGACTTGCATATCCGAAAGAGGTCAGATTGTGATACCAAAATACTTCAGGGAAATGCTTGGCTGGCAGGTGGACACGCCGCTTAGATTCAGCTTGGATAAAAACAAGCTGGTTGTGGAGAAGAGGGAGTCAATTGCTGACGATATGGAGAGATTTGCGAAAGAATGCAATGTTGGCCTGAAAGGCAAACTGGATTTTGATGATGAATACGATGCGGCAATTCTGAAAAAATACAAGAAAATGGGGTTGTTGTAA